A genomic segment from Sulfitobacter mediterraneus encodes:
- a CDS encoding TIGR00730 family Rossman fold protein: MAQKSVCVYCGSRPGDDPAYTADAEGLGRGLAKSGLRLVYGAGDVGLMGSVARAAQSAGGTTFGVIPKHLVDWEVGKTDLTSYVVTETMHERKKVMFMNCDAVAVLPGGAGSLDELFEVLTWRQLGLHEKPVYLVNTNGYWDPLMSLLEHVVARGFADASVLGYITICDSAAIALDKIQNDLT, encoded by the coding sequence ATGGCACAGAAATCAGTTTGCGTTTATTGTGGATCGCGCCCCGGCGACGATCCGGCCTATACCGCAGACGCCGAAGGTTTGGGCCGCGGATTGGCCAAATCGGGCCTGCGGCTGGTCTATGGTGCGGGCGATGTCGGGCTTATGGGAAGCGTGGCACGGGCCGCGCAATCGGCGGGTGGAACCACCTTTGGTGTGATCCCCAAACACCTTGTCGACTGGGAGGTCGGAAAGACCGATTTGACCAGTTACGTGGTGACGGAAACCATGCATGAACGCAAAAAGGTGATGTTCATGAACTGTGACGCCGTGGCGGTCTTGCCCGGCGGTGCAGGGTCATTGGACGAGCTGTTCGAGGTGCTGACCTGGCGGCAACTGGGCCTGCATGAGAAACCCGTTTATCTTGTAAATACAAATGGTTACTGGGATCCGCTCATGTCACTTCTGGAGCATGTCGTGGCGCGCGGCTTCGCGGATGCCAGCGTGCTTGGATATATCACGATTTGCGACAGTGCTGCGATTGCATTGGATAAGATTCAAAACGATTTGACCTGA
- a CDS encoding sarcosine oxidase subunit gamma, with protein MSEPVTALNNASETNGIAAIRELGPLGMITLRGDLSAAYLRTLTTKLTGAKFPDVRECHVDGENGLAWMSPDELLVMCPYAEANGHVARMSEALSGKHALVANVSDARAVFEVKGPNAREVMAKLAPVDLTPASFTPGMFRRSRMAQVPAAFWMRDAETFQIICFRSVAQYMFDLLKIAAQPGSEVGHF; from the coding sequence ATGTCTGAGCCCGTCACAGCCCTGAACAATGCCAGCGAAACCAATGGCATCGCCGCGATCCGCGAGTTGGGTCCGCTGGGTATGATCACCCTGCGCGGTGATCTGTCTGCCGCCTATCTGCGCACTCTGACAACCAAGCTGACGGGCGCAAAATTTCCCGATGTGCGGGAATGTCATGTGGATGGCGAGAACGGATTGGCGTGGATGTCACCGGATGAATTGCTGGTCATGTGTCCCTATGCAGAGGCGAACGGTCATGTGGCCCGCATGAGCGAAGCCCTGTCAGGGAAACATGCGTTGGTGGCCAATGTGTCAGACGCCCGCGCGGTGTTTGAAGTCAAAGGCCCCAATGCCCGTGAGGTGATGGCCAAACTGGCCCCCGTGGACCTGACGCCCGCAAGCTTCACCCCCGGCATGTTCCGCCGCAGCCGGATGGCGCAGGTGCCCGCCGCCTTTTGGATGCGCGACGCGGAAACCTTTCAGATCATCTGTTTCCGCTCCGTCGCGCAATACATGTTTGACCTGCTCAAGATCGCGGCGCAGCCGGGGTCGGAAGTGGGGCATTTCTGA
- a CDS encoding LysM peptidoglycan-binding domain-containing protein, whose translation MSKFLAGLGGASGVTVAGVIGVVIAGVVAWVQFGREDSVAVIPAAQVEPDPAPVVQETETASASKPETASEPEVNVDAETPTTAEPEAEAEAPPEDPEVVQAPLPPAFDEVRREADGMTVIAGRAVPGAVVQILQDGVQIAKTTADGSGKFAALMMILPDGKPHALSLLQVIDGAEVLSEGEIILAPLSAPVVVAEVEADAEAEVEAEAKAVAEAKAEAEAPETGTQATAPQTVDVTAAAEPPAKAGETPQTAQIATPATPEPTAQVASENVTQPAPQVAQAGEESSESATPSAAVPQAVQEAPTETAEPAKGVAAADAEPTEAPKVSEAPAASAPATVATAETTSEETAEAAPVASVTVPEPTETKVAEAAPTAEAKVEPKAEETPKEEAPAQVAVLKSTSEGVELLNPATPVIDNSVALDTISYADNGDVLLSGRAKGDTRSIRAYLDNAAIADFPVADDGRWGGTVQGIAAGIYTLRVDGLAPSGSVTHRLETPFKRESQTVLAEATQDLEGPIKAITVQKGATLWAIARDRYGDGLLYVRVFDANRDAIRDPDLIYPGQVFDLPD comes from the coding sequence ATGAGCAAGTTTTTGGCCGGTCTGGGTGGCGCGTCAGGCGTCACGGTGGCGGGTGTTATCGGTGTGGTCATCGCGGGAGTGGTGGCATGGGTGCAGTTTGGCCGCGAGGACAGCGTCGCCGTGATACCCGCTGCACAGGTAGAGCCAGACCCCGCGCCGGTGGTGCAGGAGACCGAAACCGCAAGCGCGTCCAAGCCGGAAACCGCCTCCGAGCCTGAGGTAAACGTGGACGCGGAGACCCCAACCACAGCAGAGCCAGAAGCCGAAGCCGAAGCCCCCCCGGAAGATCCAGAGGTGGTCCAAGCCCCCCTGCCGCCAGCCTTTGACGAAGTGCGCCGCGAGGCGGACGGGATGACAGTGATCGCCGGACGCGCAGTGCCGGGTGCAGTTGTACAAATCCTTCAAGATGGCGTGCAGATTGCCAAAACCACGGCTGATGGGTCGGGCAAGTTTGCGGCCTTGATGATGATCCTGCCTGACGGAAAGCCGCATGCGTTGTCCTTGTTGCAGGTGATCGACGGGGCTGAGGTCTTGTCGGAGGGCGAGATCATTCTCGCGCCGCTGTCTGCACCTGTGGTGGTGGCAGAAGTCGAAGCGGACGCCGAAGCCGAAGTCGAAGCGGAAGCCAAAGCCGTAGCGGAAGCCAAAGCCGAAGCGGAAGCGCCAGAAACGGGAACCCAAGCAACAGCGCCACAAACCGTGGATGTGACAGCTGCGGCAGAGCCACCCGCCAAGGCAGGTGAGACGCCACAGACAGCGCAGATCGCAACGCCGGCAACGCCCGAGCCCACAGCGCAGGTAGCGTCAGAAAACGTGACCCAACCGGCGCCCCAAGTCGCGCAAGCGGGGGAAGAAAGCAGCGAAAGCGCCACGCCTTCGGCAGCGGTCCCGCAGGCGGTGCAGGAGGCTCCCACCGAAACAGCGGAACCGGCAAAAGGGGTCGCCGCAGCAGACGCTGAACCCACCGAAGCACCGAAGGTATCAGAAGCACCTGCCGCGTCAGCCCCCGCAACCGTCGCCACCGCAGAAACAACATCGGAAGAAACGGCTGAAGCTGCACCCGTAGCATCAGTTACTGTGCCAGAGCCGACTGAGACCAAAGTGGCAGAGGCTGCACCGACAGCCGAAGCAAAGGTCGAACCCAAGGCCGAGGAAACGCCTAAGGAAGAAGCCCCAGCGCAGGTGGCGGTGCTCAAATCCACCTCGGAAGGTGTTGAATTGCTCAACCCTGCCACGCCGGTGATCGACAATAGCGTCGCACTTGACACGATCAGCTATGCAGACAACGGCGACGTTTTGCTGTCGGGCCGGGCAAAGGGTGACACACGCAGCATCCGGGCTTATCTGGACAATGCTGCCATCGCCGATTTCCCGGTTGCCGATGACGGGCGTTGGGGCGGTACGGTGCAAGGCATCGCGGCGGGCATCTATACCCTTCGGGTTGACGGGCTTGCCCCATCCGGCAGCGTGACACACCGGCTTGAAACCCCCTTCAAACGTGAATCCCAGACGGTTCTGGCCGAGGCCACGCAAGACCTTGAAGGGCCGATCAAAGCGATCACGGTCCAGAAAGGTGCAACGCTTTGGGCCATTGCGCGGGACCGTTACGGTGACGGGTTGCTTTATGTGCGGGTGTTTGACGCCAATCGCGATGCGATCCGCGACCCTGATCTAATCTACCCCGGACAGGTGTTTGATCTGCCCGACTGA
- a CDS encoding ABCB family ABC transporter ATP-binding protein/permease — MPSDTARVAPAKSGDPKKLLSDAELADQAERQSALLVLRKVAPYLWPSNMPWVKHRVVWAMVALVVSKLISVATPLFYKGAVDKLAGEGVPMLALGAIGLTVAYGMARLMTVGFQQLRDAIFARVAQRALRMLALETFNHIHRLSMRYHITRKTGGLSRIIERGVKGVEFLLRFLLFSIGPLILELLLIGVILTILFDAWYLAIVAVTIGLYVWFTFAVTEWRVKLRRQMNDQDTDANQKAIDSLLNYETVKYFGAEAREAARYDAAMEGYEVAAIKTNYSLAFLNFGQSLIITCGLVGVMVLAAVGVQNGTLTVGDFVMVNAYMVQITVPLNFLGTVYREIRQALVDMGQMFGLLEQPAEIRDRDDAPDLKVNGGQVTLENVVFGYDPDRTILSGVTIDAKPGQTVAIVGSTGSGKSTIGRLLFRFYDVQSGAVKIDGQDVRDVTQLSLHQAIGVVPQDTVLFNDTIRYNIAYGRDGASQEEVEAAAKDAQIHDFIVGLPDGYDTTVGERGLKLSGGEKQRVGIARTLLKDPPILLLDEATSALDSETEHEIQDALMRAGQGRTVLTIAHRLSTIADADLIVVLEKGKVVEQGRHDALLEQDGRYAQLWHRQQAEEG; from the coding sequence ATGCCTTCTGATACTGCCCGCGTCGCGCCTGCCAAATCCGGCGATCCCAAAAAATTACTGAGTGATGCTGAACTGGCCGATCAGGCCGAACGCCAATCGGCGCTTTTGGTGCTGCGCAAGGTGGCGCCCTATTTGTGGCCGTCAAATATGCCGTGGGTCAAACACCGGGTGGTCTGGGCCATGGTGGCACTGGTCGTGTCCAAGTTGATCTCGGTGGCCACGCCATTGTTCTACAAAGGGGCAGTGGACAAGCTGGCGGGTGAAGGCGTGCCGATGCTGGCACTGGGGGCCATTGGTCTGACGGTGGCTTACGGCATGGCACGGCTTATGACCGTGGGCTTTCAACAGTTGCGCGATGCGATTTTTGCCCGCGTCGCCCAAAGGGCTTTGCGGATGCTGGCGCTAGAGACCTTCAACCATATTCACCGCCTGTCCATGCGCTACCATATCACCCGCAAGACCGGCGGCTTGTCCCGGATCATTGAGCGGGGCGTAAAGGGGGTCGAGTTCCTGCTCAGGTTCTTGCTGTTCTCCATCGGGCCGCTGATCCTTGAGCTGCTGTTGATCGGGGTGATCCTGACGATCCTGTTTGATGCGTGGTATCTGGCCATCGTCGCGGTCACCATCGGCCTTTATGTCTGGTTCACCTTTGCCGTGACAGAATGGCGGGTAAAGCTGCGACGCCAGATGAACGATCAGGACACCGATGCCAATCAAAAGGCCATCGACAGCCTGCTGAATTATGAAACCGTCAAATATTTCGGGGCCGAGGCGCGCGAGGCCGCCCGCTATGATGCGGCAATGGAAGGCTATGAGGTTGCCGCGATCAAGACCAACTATTCGCTGGCTTTCCTGAACTTTGGTCAATCCCTGATCATCACCTGCGGTCTGGTTGGCGTCATGGTGCTGGCCGCGGTTGGCGTGCAGAACGGCACATTGACGGTGGGCGATTTTGTCATGGTCAACGCCTATATGGTGCAGATCACCGTGCCGTTGAATTTCCTTGGCACGGTGTATCGCGAAATCCGTCAGGCCTTGGTGGACATGGGCCAGATGTTTGGCCTTTTGGAACAACCGGCCGAGATCAGGGACCGCGACGATGCCCCGGATCTCAAGGTCAATGGCGGTCAGGTCACATTGGAAAACGTGGTTTTTGGCTATGACCCGGACCGGACCATTCTCAGCGGCGTGACCATTGATGCCAAACCGGGGCAAACCGTTGCGATTGTCGGTTCTACCGGATCGGGCAAATCAACCATTGGGCGGCTGCTCTTCCGGTTTTATGACGTGCAATCCGGCGCGGTGAAAATCGACGGGCAGGACGTGCGGGATGTGACCCAGTTGAGCCTGCATCAGGCCATCGGGGTGGTGCCGCAGGACACGGTGCTGTTCAACGACACGATCCGCTACAACATTGCCTATGGCCGCGATGGGGCCAGCCAGGAAGAGGTCGAAGCGGCTGCAAAAGACGCGCAGATCCACGACTTTATTGTCGGCCTGCCCGATGGCTATGACACCACGGTGGGTGAGCGTGGCCTGAAACTGTCAGGCGGCGAGAAACAGAGGGTGGGCATTGCGCGGACCTTGTTGAAAGACCCGCCGATCCTGCTGCTGGATGAGGCGACCTCGGCGCTGGACAGCGAGACAGAGCATGAAATTCAGGACGCTTTGATGCGGGCCGGGCAGGGGCGCACGGTTCTGACCATCGCGCACCGGTTGAGCACGATTGCAGATGCCGATCTGATTGTGGTTCTGGAAAAGGGCAAGGTTGTTGAGCAAGGGCGGCACGACGCATTGCTGGAGCAGGATGGCCGCTATGCGCAGCTGTGGCATCGCCAGCAGGCCGAAGAGGGCTAA
- a CDS encoding sarcosine oxidase subunit alpha family protein, protein MSTRLATGGRLLNTDKPVNFSFNGKQMRGYEGDTLASALLANDQMLMGRSFKYHRPRGVVASGAEEPNGLVNLGSEGKFEPNQRVTTTEIFEGLEATSQNHWPSLEFDVGAINKHLSRFLPAGFYYKMFMYPRAAWKHVYEPIIRHSAGLGKAPKNTDVDTYEHFYAFCDVLVIGGGVAGLEAARTAGLSGAKVLLLEQTEHWGGRAPVDGGTVDGKPAAEFVDDLVAELQGMENVQMRSRTMGAGVYDHGYVLGYERLTDHAPQKAGPRHRLWRIRAGHVITATGAIERPLSFAGNDIPGVMLAAAVRDYVVNWGVSIGDRTVVVTNNDNAYLTAIALKHAGLDVPAILDARVLPQDSMLMAQAKALGIRVMMGHAIASVKGGKRVTGVSVCSQAGEGAVLEEIACDAVAMSGGWSPVVHLWSHCGGKLRWDTTQACFSPDLDNPPKGADGMGFVTPAGAASGMFPLDDVLCDAHAAADGVVTSLGFKLPKDAAAPSAERREEAPMAPVWLMPQGANVKLREKTWLDYQNDVKVSDVRLAAQEGFVSVEHAKRYTTLGMATDQGKLSNINGLATLAGALDADIPTVGTTTFRPPYHPISMASIGGEARGPVFQPIRRTPMHDWHEANGAEFEPVGQWRRPYAFKRGNETTHDAVNREVKNTRTNMGLLDASTLGKIIVKGPDAGKFLDMLYTNMMSTLKPGKCRYGLMCSENGFLIDDGVVARIDEDTWLCHTTTGGAETIHGHMEEWLQTEWWDWDVYVANVTEQYAQVAVVGPNARKCLEKLGGTDVSKEALGFMEWVDGELGGFKCRIYRISFSGELSYEIAVDASHGQAFWDALMVAGNDLGVMPYGTECLHILRAEKGFIMIGDETDGTVIPQDLGLHWALSKKKEDYLGKRAQERSHMADPTRWKLVGLETTDGSTLPDGAYAVGEGTNANGQRNMIGRVTSTYHSANLDRGIAMGLVLNGPDRMGEVIDFPGTDGKTYHARIVDPVFYDKEGEKQNV, encoded by the coding sequence ATGAGCACAAGACTTGCCACAGGTGGCCGCCTGCTGAACACTGACAAACCGGTCAATTTTTCCTTCAACGGCAAACAGATGCGCGGTTATGAGGGCGATACGCTGGCCTCAGCCTTGTTGGCCAACGACCAGATGTTGATGGGCCGTTCGTTCAAATACCACCGCCCGCGCGGCGTGGTCGCTTCCGGCGCAGAAGAACCCAACGGTCTGGTCAATCTGGGGTCCGAGGGCAAATTTGAGCCGAACCAGCGTGTCACCACCACCGAGATTTTCGAGGGGCTTGAGGCAACCAGCCAGAACCACTGGCCCAGCCTTGAATTTGACGTTGGCGCGATCAACAAGCACCTCAGCCGGTTTTTGCCAGCAGGTTTCTACTACAAGATGTTCATGTACCCTCGCGCCGCGTGGAAACATGTCTACGAGCCGATCATCCGACATTCCGCCGGTCTGGGCAAAGCGCCCAAAAACACCGACGTGGACACCTATGAGCATTTCTATGCCTTCTGTGATGTTCTGGTGATTGGTGGCGGTGTGGCCGGGCTTGAGGCCGCGCGAACCGCCGGCCTCAGTGGTGCCAAGGTGCTGCTTCTGGAACAGACCGAACATTGGGGCGGACGTGCGCCAGTGGATGGCGGTACGGTTGACGGCAAACCCGCCGCGGAATTTGTCGATGACCTGGTTGCAGAATTGCAGGGCATGGAGAATGTGCAGATGCGCAGCCGCACCATGGGGGCAGGGGTTTATGACCACGGTTATGTGCTCGGCTATGAACGCCTGACGGACCACGCGCCACAAAAAGCCGGCCCGCGTCACCGCCTGTGGCGCATCCGCGCCGGTCATGTGATCACCGCAACCGGCGCGATTGAACGCCCGCTCAGCTTTGCGGGCAATGACATTCCCGGCGTGATGCTGGCCGCTGCTGTGCGCGACTATGTGGTCAACTGGGGCGTGTCGATTGGCGATCGCACCGTGGTCGTGACCAACAATGACAATGCCTATCTTACCGCGATTGCGCTAAAACATGCGGGGCTTGATGTGCCCGCGATCCTCGATGCGCGGGTGCTGCCGCAAGACAGCATGCTGATGGCGCAGGCCAAGGCTTTGGGTATACGGGTGATGATGGGCCACGCGATTGCCTCCGTCAAAGGCGGCAAGCGGGTCACAGGCGTGAGCGTTTGTTCGCAAGCGGGCGAAGGCGCTGTGCTGGAAGAGATCGCCTGTGATGCCGTGGCCATGTCTGGCGGCTGGTCTCCGGTGGTGCACCTGTGGTCCCATTGTGGCGGCAAACTGCGCTGGGACACGACGCAGGCCTGCTTTAGCCCCGATCTGGACAACCCGCCTAAAGGCGCAGACGGCATGGGTTTTGTGACCCCGGCAGGCGCGGCATCGGGCATGTTCCCGCTTGATGATGTGCTCTGTGATGCTCATGCGGCGGCCGATGGCGTTGTCACCAGCCTTGGCTTCAAACTGCCCAAGGATGCAGCTGCCCCAAGCGCCGAACGCCGTGAAGAGGCGCCGATGGCCCCTGTATGGCTGATGCCGCAGGGCGCAAACGTCAAACTGCGTGAAAAGACATGGCTTGATTATCAGAACGACGTGAAAGTGTCGGACGTGCGTCTGGCCGCCCAAGAAGGCTTCGTTTCAGTCGAACACGCCAAGCGCTATACCACCTTGGGCATGGCGACGGATCAAGGTAAGCTGAGTAACATCAACGGCTTGGCTACGTTGGCCGGGGCGCTGGACGCGGATATCCCTACGGTTGGCACCACCACGTTCCGCCCGCCCTATCACCCGATTTCGATGGCCTCCATCGGCGGTGAGGCGCGCGGTCCGGTGTTCCAGCCCATCCGCCGCACACCGATGCATGACTGGCACGAGGCCAACGGGGCAGAGTTTGAACCGGTCGGCCAGTGGCGTCGCCCCTATGCCTTCAAACGTGGCAACGAAACCACTCATGACGCGGTCAACCGCGAGGTCAAGAACACCCGGACCAACATGGGCCTGCTCGATGCCTCCACCCTTGGCAAGATCATCGTCAAAGGGCCGGACGCGGGCAAATTCCTCGACATGCTCTACACCAACATGATGTCGACCCTGAAGCCGGGCAAATGCCGCTACGGCCTGATGTGCAGCGAGAACGGTTTTCTGATCGACGATGGCGTGGTTGCGCGGATCGATGAGGATACATGGCTGTGCCACACAACCACCGGCGGCGCGGAAACCATCCATGGTCACATGGAAGAATGGTTGCAAACCGAATGGTGGGATTGGGATGTCTATGTGGCCAATGTGACCGAACAATACGCACAGGTTGCGGTCGTTGGCCCCAACGCCCGCAAATGCCTTGAAAAGCTGGGCGGCACCGATGTCTCGAAAGAGGCGCTTGGCTTTATGGAGTGGGTCGATGGTGAATTGGGCGGTTTCAAATGCCGGATTTACCGGATCTCTTTCTCGGGCGAGCTGTCTTACGAGATCGCCGTGGATGCCAGCCATGGGCAGGCCTTCTGGGATGCGCTGATGGTGGCGGGCAATGATCTGGGCGTGATGCCTTATGGCACCGAATGTCTGCACATTCTGCGCGCTGAAAAGGGCTTTATCATGATCGGGGACGAGACCGACGGCACCGTGATCCCGCAGGATCTGGGCCTGCACTGGGCCTTGTCGAAAAAGAAAGAAGACTATCTGGGCAAACGGGCGCAGGAACGCAGCCATATGGCGGATCCCACCCGGTGGAAGCTGGTTGGCCTTGAAACCACCGATGGCAGCACCTTGCCGGATGGTGCCTATGCGGTGGGCGAAGGCACCAATGCAAACGGCCAGCGCAATATGATCGGGCGGGTCACATCGACCTATCATTCGGCCAATCTGGACCGCGGCATTGCAATGGGTCTGGTGCTCAACGGGCCGGACCGCATGGGCGAGGTCATCGACTTCCCCGGCACCGATGGCAAGACCTACCACGCCCGTATCGTGGACCCTGTATTTTATGACAAAGAAGGGGAGAAGCAGAATGTCTGA
- the rpiB gene encoding ribose 5-phosphate isomerase B — protein sequence MTATKRIVLSSDHSAIDLRQTIAAHITSLGWEAVDIGPTTPESTHYPDHGEAAAQKVASGDCRFGIILCGTGQGIMMAANKVKGVRCGVCSDTFSAAMIRQHNDANILSLGARVIGEGLALSIVDAFLSAEFEGGRHAIRVDMIKALEA from the coding sequence ATGACCGCCACAAAACGCATCGTGCTATCAAGTGACCACTCGGCTATTGATCTGCGCCAAACAATTGCCGCGCATATCACATCGCTTGGGTGGGAGGCCGTGGATATCGGCCCAACAACACCTGAAAGCACTCATTACCCCGATCATGGGGAAGCCGCCGCGCAAAAGGTGGCATCGGGCGATTGTCGCTTCGGGATCATCCTGTGCGGCACGGGTCAAGGGATCATGATGGCGGCCAACAAGGTCAAAGGCGTGCGCTGCGGCGTCTGCTCTGACACCTTCTCGGCCGCGATGATCCGACAGCACAATGACGCCAACATTCTGTCTTTGGGCGCAAGGGTGATCGGCGAAGGGCTGGCGTTGAGCATCGTCGACGCCTTCCTAAGCGCCGAGTTTGAAGGCGGACGCCACGCGATCCGCGTTGACATGATCAAGGCTCTTGAGGCCTAG
- a CDS encoding host attachment family protein, whose protein sequence is MTQIDNGTWVLIADGEKALFLENKTDGQDPFLEVFREEEQDNPPNREQAANRPGRFNDGPSVHRSAVDDTDWHELAKDRFAHDLADILYKQAHKGRFDKLVIVAPPNTLGELRQELHQEVTQKVIGEVPKTLTNHPIDEIEKIVSTELAAA, encoded by the coding sequence ATGACCCAGATCGACAATGGCACTTGGGTTTTGATCGCAGATGGCGAAAAAGCCCTTTTTCTTGAAAACAAGACGGACGGCCAAGATCCTTTTCTCGAAGTTTTCCGCGAAGAGGAACAGGACAATCCACCCAACCGCGAGCAGGCCGCCAATCGGCCAGGACGGTTCAACGACGGACCTTCCGTGCATCGTTCAGCGGTTGATGATACGGATTGGCATGAACTGGCCAAGGACCGGTTTGCCCATGACCTTGCAGATATTCTCTACAAACAGGCGCACAAGGGCCGGTTCGACAAACTGGTGATCGTCGCGCCGCCAAACACGTTGGGAGAATTGCGGCAGGAATTGCATCAGGAGGTCACGCAAAAGGTGATCGGCGAAGTGCCCAAAACACTGACCAATCACCCGATTGACGAGATCGAAAAGATTGTGAGCACGGAGTTGGCCGCAGCCTAA
- a CDS encoding superoxide dismutase, which yields MAFSLPDLPYAHDALASKGMSAETLEFHHDKHHNAYVVNGNKAIEGTEWEGKSLEEIIKGTYDAGAVAQNGIFNNISQLWNHNQFWEMMGPDGNAMPGELEKAINESFGSVDKMKDEFKAAGAGQFGSGWAWLVKDTDGGLKVTKTENGVNPLCFGQTALLGCDVWEHSYYIDFRNARPDYLSNFLDNLVNWENVASRL from the coding sequence ATGGCTTTTTCACTTCCCGATCTTCCTTATGCACACGATGCTCTTGCCTCAAAGGGCATGAGCGCCGAAACCCTCGAATTTCATCACGATAAGCACCACAATGCTTATGTTGTGAACGGCAACAAAGCCATTGAGGGCACCGAATGGGAGGGCAAATCGCTCGAAGAGATCATCAAGGGCACCTATGATGCGGGTGCCGTTGCGCAGAATGGTATCTTCAACAACATCAGCCAGCTGTGGAACCACAACCAGTTCTGGGAAATGATGGGGCCGGATGGCAATGCGATGCCGGGCGAGCTTGAAAAAGCGATCAACGAAAGCTTTGGTTCTGTCGACAAGATGAAAGACGAATTCAAAGCGGCTGGCGCGGGTCAATTCGGCTCTGGCTGGGCATGGCTCGTCAAGGACACCGACGGTGGTTTGAAAGTGACCAAAACAGAAAATGGCGTGAACCCGCTGTGCTTTGGCCAGACTGCGCTGCTCGGCTGTGACGTATGGGAGCATTCCTACTACATCGATTTCCGCAATGCGCGTCCGGACTACCTGTCGAACTTCCTCGACAACCTTGTGAACTGGGAAAACGTGGCGTCGCGCCTGTAA